A portion of the Anaerolineae bacterium genome contains these proteins:
- a CDS encoding BMP family protein yields the protein MLGRRARSILAVLVVLVMVAISVGACAPATPAPTPVPPTDTPAPTTAPATPAGAAPVRLAILMTGEITDLSWNAQMYRAAMEIKEKLGIDVAYSEQIAPADGERVMREYADEGYNLIIAHSFSYGDAVFRVAQDYPNVNFAWAGGMNKTAQNVADYDQPFYQAAYLIGILAGGVSKGTMNFLGGFDIPVCHAMAEAFKAGARSVNPNSTLLASYVGDWGDVAKAKEAALAQIDAGADFGIGCGEGPTLGMIEAAKERGVYATGYVGDMSEIAPDTVLTSLVWNLYPLLETMVKDVQAGTFQPGKFYSLGVAQGAFEMPINPKLKDKVPASVLEQVEKAKADIIAGKLEVPYIPQ from the coding sequence ATGCTAGGAAGAAGGGCCCGTTCCATCCTTGCAGTGCTGGTTGTGCTGGTGATGGTGGCCATCAGCGTCGGCGCCTGTGCGCCCGCCACCCCTGCCCCGACCCCCGTGCCCCCCACCGACACGCCGGCGCCCACCACCGCACCGGCCACGCCCGCCGGCGCGGCACCCGTCCGCCTGGCCATCTTGATGACCGGCGAAATCACCGACCTGTCGTGGAACGCCCAGATGTACCGCGCCGCCATGGAAATCAAGGAGAAACTCGGCATTGACGTGGCCTACTCCGAGCAGATCGCCCCAGCCGATGGCGAGCGCGTCATGCGCGAGTATGCGGATGAAGGCTACAACCTTATCATCGCCCATTCCTTCTCCTACGGCGACGCGGTCTTCCGCGTGGCGCAGGATTATCCCAATGTGAATTTCGCCTGGGCCGGCGGCATGAACAAAACCGCCCAGAACGTCGCTGACTATGACCAGCCCTTCTACCAGGCGGCATATCTCATCGGTATCCTGGCCGGCGGCGTCTCTAAAGGCACCATGAACTTCCTCGGCGGGTTTGATATCCCCGTGTGCCACGCCATGGCCGAGGCGTTCAAGGCCGGCGCCCGCAGTGTCAACCCGAACTCCACCCTGCTCGCCTCATACGTCGGTGACTGGGGCGATGTCGCCAAGGCCAAAGAGGCGGCCTTGGCGCAGATTGACGCCGGCGCGGACTTCGGCATCGGCTGTGGCGAAGGCCCAACCCTGGGCATGATCGAGGCCGCCAAAGAGCGCGGCGTCTACGCCACCGGTTACGTCGGCGACATGTCCGAGATTGCCCCGGACACTGTCCTGACCAGCCTGGTCTGGAACCTGTATCCACTGCTGGAGACCATGGTCAAGGACGTCCAGGCCGGCACATTCCAGCCCGGCAAGTTCTACTCCTTGGGTGTGGCGCAGGGCGCTTTTGAGATGCCCATCAATCCCAAGCTCAAGGACAAAGTGCCGGCCAGCGTCCTGGAACAGGTCGAAAAGGCCAAGGCCGATATCATCGCCGGCAAGCTGGAAGTGCCGTACATCCCGCAGTAA
- a CDS encoding corrinoid protein, producing the protein MLEKYREPLSSAIAEGEAEQAVELTRQALSEGVDPLEIIQGILVPTLTRVGERFQAFEIFLPELMMAGDAAAAATTILEEAIAAKGAQRQHLGTIVLGTVAGDIHDIGKNIVSTLLRSHGFNVVDLGRDVPAIRFIEEAEKHRAAIIAMSALMTTTRPAQRDTINLLKELGKRDAFKVIVGGGCVNAEWAQAIGADGYAENAAEAVVLCKRLLQVN; encoded by the coding sequence ATGCTGGAAAAATATCGCGAACCACTGAGCAGTGCTATTGCCGAGGGCGAGGCCGAACAGGCTGTCGAGCTGACCCGACAAGCCCTCTCCGAAGGCGTTGACCCGCTGGAAATCATTCAGGGCATACTGGTGCCGACCCTGACCCGGGTTGGCGAGCGCTTCCAGGCTTTCGAGATTTTCCTGCCCGAGCTGATGATGGCCGGCGATGCGGCCGCGGCCGCCACCACTATTTTGGAAGAGGCCATCGCCGCCAAAGGCGCCCAGCGCCAGCACCTGGGCACCATCGTGCTGGGGACCGTTGCCGGCGACATCCACGACATTGGCAAGAACATCGTATCCACCCTCCTGCGCTCCCACGGGTTTAACGTGGTGGACCTGGGGCGCGATGTGCCGGCCATCCGCTTTATCGAGGAAGCGGAAAAGCACCGTGCGGCCATCATCGCCATGTCCGCGTTGATGACGACCACGCGGCCGGCCCAACGTGACACCATCAACCTCCTCAAAGAGCTGGGCAAGCGCGATGCCTTCAAGGTCATCGTCGGCGGCGGATGTGTCAACGCCGAATGGGCACAGGCCATCGGCGCCGACGGCTACGCCGAGAACGCTGCCGAAGCCGTCGTCCTGTGCAAGCGACTGCTTCAAGTGAACTGA
- a CDS encoding monomethylamine:corrinoid methyltransferase has protein sequence MPAHWLSEIMRRSHDGPFMREHDFDMTVAKTARQLTKKYGIRFDPQTPVPWDDDLADRVYQAGLELFLEVGVYNMDTSRIIRFSRDEVEEILRHEPGQVVLGEGKDAVVMKARKVEDTERPIVHSGPTGTPCSETMHPRILISCAQEPLIDCLGAGSVAMYHGQEIKPGTPLEIMGSRRDAIAARMAVTAAGRPGMHINDVAVSLTCAGKMAACNPQFGLRPSDGLLVSQMTELKTNFDQLSRVAFLLDYGIRIVDLMTPLIGGVGGGAEGTAIVSIATHLLGATCYCADYHMMSHTHLKWLNNTDRMGLWIMAEVGQALARNTRIVTLNDIYTVSGPGTEELLYEAAAGAITGTVSGMNIQGCGCTGGSLTDHYTGLEARFVAEVSRAVVGMSRQQANELVLKILPLYEHTFDAPRRGLPFQEVYDPLTVQPKPTWTEPYARAKEKLASLGIHFVT, from the coding sequence ATGCCCGCACACTGGTTATCCGAAATCATGCGCCGCTCCCACGACGGGCCGTTCATGCGCGAGCACGACTTCGACATGACCGTCGCCAAGACCGCCCGTCAGCTCACCAAGAAGTACGGCATCCGCTTCGACCCGCAGACCCCTGTCCCCTGGGATGATGACCTGGCAGACCGCGTGTATCAAGCCGGCCTCGAGCTGTTCCTGGAAGTAGGCGTCTACAACATGGATACCTCCCGCATCATCCGCTTCTCGCGCGATGAGGTCGAGGAAATCCTGCGCCACGAGCCAGGTCAGGTCGTCCTCGGCGAGGGGAAGGACGCCGTCGTCATGAAAGCCCGCAAGGTCGAGGACACGGAGCGCCCCATCGTGCACTCCGGCCCCACCGGGACGCCCTGCTCCGAGACCATGCACCCCCGCATCCTCATCAGTTGCGCCCAGGAGCCGCTCATTGACTGCCTGGGAGCCGGCTCCGTCGCCATGTACCACGGTCAGGAGATCAAGCCCGGCACGCCGCTGGAAATCATGGGCTCCCGGCGTGATGCCATCGCGGCCCGCATGGCCGTGACCGCCGCCGGCCGGCCGGGCATGCACATCAACGACGTCGCCGTCTCCCTCACCTGCGCCGGCAAAATGGCCGCCTGCAATCCGCAGTTCGGACTGCGCCCCTCCGACGGCCTGCTGGTCTCCCAGATGACCGAGCTAAAGACCAACTTCGACCAGCTTTCGCGCGTTGCCTTCCTCCTGGACTACGGCATCCGCATCGTGGACCTGATGACCCCGCTCATCGGCGGGGTTGGCGGCGGCGCCGAGGGCACAGCCATCGTCTCCATCGCCACCCACCTGCTGGGCGCCACCTGCTACTGCGCCGATTATCACATGATGAGCCACACCCACCTGAAATGGCTCAACAACACCGACCGCATGGGCCTATGGATCATGGCTGAGGTCGGTCAGGCGTTGGCCCGCAATACCCGCATCGTCACTCTCAACGATATCTACACCGTATCCGGGCCGGGCACCGAGGAACTGCTCTACGAGGCAGCCGCCGGCGCCATCACCGGCACCGTCAGCGGCATGAACATCCAGGGATGCGGCTGTACCGGCGGCTCCCTGACCGACCACTACACCGGGCTGGAAGCCCGCTTCGTCGCGGAGGTCTCCCGCGCCGTGGTTGGCATGTCCCGCCAGCAGGCCAACGAACTGGTGCTCAAAATTCTGCCGCTGTATGAGCACACCTTCGATGCGCCGCGGCGCGGCCTGCCCTTCCAGGAAGTGTACGACCCGCTCACCGTCCAACCCAAACCGACCTGGACCGAGCCATACGCGCGTGCCAAAGAAAAACTGGCCAGCCTGGGCATCCATTTCGTGACATGA